CCGGAATCAGATATGCACAGCTGTTTGATTTTGGAAAGAGAAAAATATATTGTAACAGAGGAACAAGCGGTATTGACGGTTCTACTTCTACGGCAATGGGATTTGCTATCAAAAATGAAAATCCAACCTTATTAATAACAGGAGATTTAAGTTTCTTTTATGACATCAATGGTCTTTGGAATCAATATATTCCACCATTTGTAAGAATTATGATCTTCAATAACGGTGAAGGAAATATCTTTAAAATCATTCCGGGACCGGGTAACGCCAATCCGAATACGCTGGATGAATTTATTGCTACAAAACACCGTAAGAATGCAGAATATCTGGCGAAACATTTCGGATTCTCCTATATTCGGGTAGAGGACGAGCTTACGCTGGACAGGGTTCTTGAGAATTTCTTCAAACCTGATGCACAGCCAAAAATCCTGGAAGTAAATACTCACGGGAAGAATAGTGCAGATGTACTGAAGTCGTATTTTGAATTTATGAAATAGGGTTAAAGATCAAGATATTCCTCATTCCCCGGCAGGTTGATAATCCTGTCGATAGGATAGATAAACATATCATCAAAATCATTCAACGCATTAATGATCTGGAAATGGGTGAATTGCTTTATATTCTGTAAAGTAATCTCCGTTTCTTTGATCTTTTTATGCTTTAAAAGATGCTGTCTCTGTACTCCGTTCAACAGATAGGTAGAAGGAGTAAACCAATCTTTTCCTTTTAAAAACAAAAGGTTGGAAAAAGAGGTATCAGTGATATGGTTGTTTTTGACAATGATGATTTCTTCAGCTTTTGCTTTCATTTTCATCTTATCCAACTCTTTTCGGTCTTCAAATTTAAATGAATAATCAAAGCTGTTGTTTTCTACCAGCTTGAAATCCTGTATTTCAGGAATAGCATAAGGAATCATCTGTGTTCTGATTCTTTTATCAAGGTCATAGGCAATTCTTAGTTTGAAAAGACCATCCTCATCATGCTGCAGGTTTTTATAGATCTTGGCCAGATCGATAGAGTCTTCCTTCCCGAAATGGGAAAATGTTTGATTGACACGTTTCTGATGTAGATCCAATAGAAAAACCTCCTGATCTTCTACTTTAATGCTTTCAATGAATTGGGACATAGATTTTATTTTTCATTTCCTGATACTCGTCTTCTAACTTACTCATGTGCGTTATACCGCCTCCGCTTTTGAAATAAAGTTGATCTCCTTCTTTTTCAATAAAGCGTATCATTACACAGCTGTCAACATTTTGACCGTCAAACCAGCCACAAACTCCTGTGTAATATCCTCTGTCATATCCTTCCGCATCCAGAATTATTTCCAGTGTTTTAGGTTTGGGAGCTCCTAAAATAGAGCCCGCAGGAAGAAGCTTCTGCATAATACTTCCTACTTTTCCGTTAAATTCAGGTTTTATTGTTCCTGAAATCTCAGAACTCATGGCATACAGATCTTTCTGCTGGGTTTTGATAAAGTCAATATGCTGAAACTGATCTACTTTTACCTCATCAGCTACCATGCTCAGATCATTTCGGAGCAGATCTACTACAGTATAATGTTCTGCCTTTTCTTTCTTATCATTTTTTAGAATTTCTGCTGCATTTTCAATAGAAGCATCAATTGTACCTTTCATGGGATAAGTCAGAATTTTTCCATCAATAATCTTTACAAAAGTTTCAGGAGAAAAAAATACAAAAAAATCTTTATAAAAAACTTTGTACTTCGCATTTGAGTGGTAAAAAATTTCTTCTAAGGTTAAATTGGTCTCTATCTTTGTTTTTCTAGTATAATTTACTAAATAAGAGTTTCCTAAACGAATATTTTTCTGAACCTTATTAAAGCCTATTTTAAAGCTCTCCAGTGTTTCAGGAACTGACTTCCATATTACTTTTTTGTCTAGTGCATGGGTCTCTTTTGACTCTGTAAGTTCTTTGAAATCAATAATTAAACCTTCTTTTTCAATTTCATGTTCCTGATATATTTCTACATTCTCTGCGAGAAAGTCGATGACGAAAAAATAGGGAACCTTCTGAAGGGAAAGCTCGTCCATTTCCATAAATTTTTGATGATTCACTGAAAACATTCTGCAAAAATACTTATTGATGTTTACTTTTGCATAAATTTTTTATGATGCAGAACAAATATCCTCAGAAACCGGGACTAGATTTTATATTGAAGCAGGCATTTTTTTATTGGAATAAAACACTCGTTTTTCAGTTGATGTTTTCAATTTTTTATTTTGGAATTTTCCTGACGGTGTTTTTTGCCGCAGATCTGAAATATAATATTTTTAGCCAGTATATGGAAACCAGCAAGTACCTTAAAGATGGAATGCAGGCTTATGCCACGCAGTATACTAAAATGGTTTCTACTCCGGAATTTCAGAGTTTTTCTCTGATGATTGTGGGTACTATGATTTTTCTTTATCCTCTTAATATTGGTTTTTATCAGATTTACAGAAAGATTGATCTTAAGGAAAAGCTTGAGCTGGGCGATTTACTGGTAGGATATAACGGACTTAACTTTTTTAAGTACATAGGATATTATATTTTCTGGTTTTTCATCTATGTCAATGCTGCCCAGACTATTATTCTTGGAATTGTTTGGGTGATAATAACTGTGTTTGTAGCTCCATTGATGTTCTTTACCAATAAAAGGATTTTTGAATCAATTTCTCTTAATTTTAAAGCACTCAGGATGTATTTTCTGGAAATAACGGTTTGTGTGATCGTTGCTTTTATATTTAAGTATTTGGGTTTTGCCCTGTTTTTTATAGGAGGATTGTTTACATTCCCTTTTTGGAATGCCATGATTTACTCCCTTTATAAAACGGTTTTTTCGGAAAAAAGTTAAAATTCATTCGTGTTTAATATGATTTTTTACTAAAAAAAAGTAAATTTGGTAAAATCATTAAATATTTAAACTATGTCTGAATTTAACGAATTTGATCAGCAAGGCTCTGTGCC
The genomic region above belongs to Chryseobacterium culicis and contains:
- a CDS encoding aminodeoxychorismate synthase component I yields the protein MFSVNHQKFMEMDELSLQKVPYFFVIDFLAENVEIYQEHEIEKEGLIIDFKELTESKETHALDKKVIWKSVPETLESFKIGFNKVQKNIRLGNSYLVNYTRKTKIETNLTLEEIFYHSNAKYKVFYKDFFVFFSPETFVKIIDGKILTYPMKGTIDASIENAAEILKNDKKEKAEHYTVVDLLRNDLSMVADEVKVDQFQHIDFIKTQQKDLYAMSSEISGTIKPEFNGKVGSIMQKLLPAGSILGAPKPKTLEIILDAEGYDRGYYTGVCGWFDGQNVDSCVMIRFIEKEGDQLYFKSGGGITHMSKLEDEYQEMKNKIYVPIH
- a CDS encoding aminotransferase class IV, translated to MSQFIESIKVEDQEVFLLDLHQKRVNQTFSHFGKEDSIDLAKIYKNLQHDEDGLFKLRIAYDLDKRIRTQMIPYAIPEIQDFKLVENNSFDYSFKFEDRKELDKMKMKAKAEEIIIVKNNHITDTSFSNLLFLKGKDWFTPSTYLLNGVQRQHLLKHKKIKETEITLQNIKQFTHFQIINALNDFDDMFIYPIDRIINLPGNEEYLDL